The Fusarium falciforme chromosome 4, complete sequence genomic interval ATCTCTACATTCTCCATTCCATTCACCACAAGATACTGACCATGGTCCTCTCAGATTCTcctctcgtcgtcgccgccgccgtggcGTCACGCCCATCTACGGCACTGGCTGGATGGCTCCCAACAACAAGCCTTGGGGCAACAACCAGAACAACCACCAGATGCACGACTACAACCAGGGCGGCTACCAGGGCGATTacaaccagcagcagcagtatGGATACGGCCCGCCCCCGCCTCCACCTGCCTACgcccagcaccagcagcccCAGTACACGGGCACCACCTTTAACCCCAACGACGGATACTACGGTCAAGGGCAGTACTCTGGTGTTCAGGCTCCTCAGGGCACATATCAGCGCGACGACCCAGGCTACACGCCGCCTGCTGGCCCTCCCCCGGGCAAGTAAGGGAACTGCCAGGGGATGACGATGCTGGAACGGCCGTTTGGGGAAAAAGGATACCACTGATGAGGCGTTTCTGGAATTGAATTGGACTGGATGCTTTACTGTCAGGCTTGACGATAGAGGCGATGGAGGTATTCGTGTAATATGGTGATGGCAAGGGCATATCATCTTGTGTCACTTGCTCAGCAATATCTGCTCTTCATACGCTCAATATAGCTTTGTACACACTGAGAAATCATCTGACGTCATGCTCAAGTTTCATCATACTGATTTAAGAGCATCTATCGAGGTGAGAGAGACCTGTGCTTCATACCTCAAGCTACTGCTTGTGTTGGCTGCCATGATCTACAGGAGTCATCAGCTGTGCAATGCAAGGCGGGGATCCGGTCCCAGCTCCAGATTCGTACGAGCTGTCAGTCCAAGACAGTGTCCAACAAGCAGCCAACCATTCATGTGCTCTGGAGGGTATCGAGTGGCAAGCGGGCGCCACTCCGCTGTCAGTGGTTCTCTCGACGAGACACGACCTCTCTTCCACAGCCACAGCCGTTGAGTCTGCATGAAACGTTATTAACGGAGCGCGTACTGAAAAGGGTTGATTGGTTGTTTTGGTGTAGCAATTAACGATGATCTGGTAGCTAGAACAATTTATCAATGTCAATCCCTCTTGCATATCGCAATCAAAACACCACAAAAGTCAACTCATCCTCGGGGCCGAGTAAAGTCAAAGTTGCTGGCGGTGAGAAACGCGGTACAGAGTTAAAAACCGGCATAGACCAATGAATGAGCAGTCTATGCTATGATGGTACTGAAGACCTGCCGAGCCGGAGGAAATGATGTTCAATGACAGCTTCTCGTCATGTGTTTCAGCTTTTCTAGTCAGGCCTGCGACGGGATCGTCCGGTAATCGAAGTGACCCTGTCATTTCCGGAACCCCTGGATTGCCCGCGTTGGGAAGATGGCCAGTCTGAGTTATGTATGAGAATAATGATCAAGGTGCGAGTCTCTAgtgaaaaaagaaagaaagaaaaaaaaaacatataTTACGTAGTTCTCTTTCTTGATACTCTCAGCGTGGCTTTTAAGGTTGGTCTTCCTCTCGATGCTCATGTAGATGAAACCATCCCGCAAGAGAACGAACCTTACCCATGCCATGCGGACCTCGTGCCGCACCAGGACGGGGGTTGTTTGACGTGAGAGTGGCAGCATATGGTTTGACAGGAATTAGCTTGATTTTATATCACTCAGTGCCGAGAACGGCGCAGTCAGAGGTTGACTTGATTGACAGGCAATTCTCATGTTGGTGTCTACAAGATGCAAAACCATGACAGTAGCACACTGAGAGTCATGATCTTGACCCAAAACCTGCTTTGGCGGCATGACGGCATTGCCGATTTTTGCGTCTGTCTGTCTCATAATGAGGATTTGCAGGTTTCGTTCACAGCCTCCCTTGAGAATGTCTCACGAACTGGTGATCGCCCCGACCTTGTACTTGCAAGGGCTAGACCATGGTCGACGATCAAACGACGATATCCATGACAATGTGTTTCTGTACGGTGATATCTGCTCAGATCTTTATTCCGCGTACTCTGTATTTGTACCTCTGTTGAAATTCAGCCTTTCTTTGTCCAGCCGCGTATTGTTGGGTCCGTAAACGACTCGACTGGATCGTCTACTGACAAGCGCGAGCCCACAGGAAACCTGCATGGCCCCCAAGGTTTCACGGTTTCAGCATCTGCTCGACAGGGGTCCTTGGCGCCTCCAAGGGGTAAATTACCACGCCGCAGACCACTAGCGGCCCTCCGTTCCAGCGCCTCCTTGAAGAAGCCCGCCAAAACCTCCCCGTCGGTTCCCTTTGGTTCCTTCCTTCCTGCCCGTCTTTGACTCTGACTGGCTTCTGGGCCGCGTGTTGCTTCCTTCCTCCCTCCTTCTCGCTTCTATTCTTGAACTCGAGCCTCCCTCTTTTTAAACGCCTTGTGCTGACACGGCCACCGCCTCTACGGCATCTTCTCGATCCTTTTCTGGATTTTACTCTcactctttcttctttttttcgtTTCtactctctttttctttatcGGCGCGAGCGTCGCTTTAACTTCTGTTTGAATCACTCCCGCGACTGACTCGACTGACATCCGTCCGCTGCGTTCCTTCATTCCACGACAGCCCGCCCGACAGACACATCCACGCTGAAAATCTGAAGCATTCGTATTCTGCTTCCAGAGCTCCATTAATAGATTCAATCGTTTCTCAGTCAACCGACAGACGCGCGTTGTGAACCACCTACTCAACTCACTCAGCTCATGCGACGGAGCAATACCACTCTCTTGGAATACCCCTCGAACCTACCTCAATTTCTACGACACCTATCTCAACGAACTTGCCGAAACATTCGTTATTCGATACTCACAGCATCATTTACTCGATTTCAGCTTGAAAACCGCCACAATGCCCTCTATCGACGAGGCCATGACCCGGAGTCTCCGGGGAAGCGACTGGGAGatcgtcaaggacaaggtcatTCGAAGCCTTGCCGCCGGCCTGGTGCGGCGACAGGAAGTTGGTAACGCTGCAGTCGCCGACGCCGCGGGAAAAGTCGATGATTTTGCGACCGCCTTCTCGAGCTGGGACAACTGCATGAATGTGCCCTGGTGCAAGTATGTGCTGTCTATCATATAAGTCGTGTTATTTCCCCACTAACAACGTCTAGGTGGCCGGTTATTGGCGTCATTATCATTGGTGGTCTCATCATATTTAGCATCCTCTGGTGTATCATccgctgctgttgctgtggtCTCTCATGCTGCTGTAGCTGCTTCCAATGCCTGCAGTGCTGCGGCAACTGCTGCGGTGCTTGCGATCCTCCTGGCGGCCGCAAAATCAAGCATCTCGACGACCCTTACGCCCCCCAGAACCAGCACCACGGATACCGATCAGAGCCTCCTATGAACCCCTCGACTATGAACTCGACTGTGCCCCAATTTGCGCCTGCACCCAAGTCCTCCCATTCCGAGCCACCCCAGTACGCCGAGTTCGAAATGTCCAAGCCGCGAAACGACGATGCCCTCCCCGAAATGCCCAGCTGGGACGAGGCCAGCAACAAGAAGGTCATGGTCCATGAGGAAGCTGTCGAGCTGGACTCTCTTGCCAAGAAGCCAGCTACAGGCCAGCAGGTGGGCGTCATGAACAACGGTTCGAACCAGTTGAACCCATACAGCCAACCGATCAACAACTCGAGCGGTTACTTGGCCCATAACCAGGCCCCGGATGCCTACTCGCCCATTGATCATCAAGCATACAATTATAACTCGATTGGTGGAAATGGTTACTCAGACCAGGCATTTGAAGCCCCCACTGGTAATGAACGATATGGCCAGAATCAAGGATATGGTCAAACGCAAGGTTATGGTCAGATGCAAGGCTATGGTCAATCTTCAGTTCAGAATGATCATGCAAACTATGGCGGATATCGAGGTGGCCCTTCGCCAGCTCCCCAGGGCTACGGCATGAGACAAGCTCCTCAGGATGACTTTAACGGATATCGCCAATCTCCCGCTCCCCAGAACGACTACGCCTACGCCCAGCCTGCTCGTCAATCCCCCGCTCCTCAGCATGACTACGGTTACGGCCAACAATCTCACACTCCAGCCCCCGAGGCGCATTATGGCTCCCACCCTGCCCCCCAGCGACAGTACCCCCAGGAGCCACAGTCCCCAATCAACAACAACTCCGGCTTTGACTTCAACTCGGGCTTTGCACGGCCACAGCGCTCACCTACATATGAGGCGTACCCAGGTGCCAAGCCATACCAGTTTTAAGTGACCGGTTGACAGGACTTGACGAGGCTTTTGATATGAGACGCAAAACTTATGGCTGGGTTTTTGGAGTTTCACGCATTGACATGTACACCATGTGGATATGCTGGGAGTTTGGGCTGTTCTATGGAGTTGGATTATGGATTGGCGTCTTGGGATGGATATTTGTTTACCAGTAGATTTTACCCCATCAACTATCTTCTTTACCTCCTCTCACAAGATCTCTCTTGAAAAGTTCTGCACGACCTTCAAAAGTGAGAAAGGGAGGAGGAACGCTTAGAAAAGAAAGGACCTTGCTACACGTGTATTGCCTTGAATCCATCGCTGCATGTACCGTTGGTGACCGAGGCTGGTCCACAACCAGGGGCTCAAGCTAAGATGAATCTCCCATGAGGAGCGGATATCCGGCACACCAACTTGACCACCTAATTTATGATAGCTGGGTGCTAATCCTTAGTGAACCCTTAGGAATATTTCATAAGTATTTCATATAATAGCAAGCTTGGAGTTAGTAGAAGTAATCTAAGCTGCCTCACTTCTCACAGTCAGGCTCAAGACATGTCACCCCCATCCTCAAAGTGGCTACTTGATACTCTTCAGAGAGCAACTTCTGATTTCAAAAGGTATCCTAACGACTGAAGCTATTCATAATTGTATTCAAAGTCCTGTTCAAAAGGCTATTCATTCATAGGACGTCTCCTCGCGCCGAACCCAGAGCTTTCTCCCATCAGCTTCTCTGTGAGGTACTCCGCTCAGTTATCCATACCCATAAAGCAATTCTTCCCAACCCTTTTACTGCAAAGCAACGTTCCAATCTCCTTTTGGGTGTAATTAAGCCTTCTCAATGCGGCAGACAAGGTCGGAGCCGTCGACCGAGTCACCCTCCCGGACCTGGAGGCTGGCAACCTTTCCGCTGTGGGGAGCAGAGATGACCATTTCCTGAAGTCAAAGTTAGCAACTGTTCACAAATACACATGATAGGGTTACTCACCATCTTCATGGCAGAGAGGACAGCAAGAGGGTcacccttcttgacctcggaGCCCTCGTGGACTCGGAGCTCGACCAGCACACCAGACATGGGAGCGCCAACCTGGCTGCTGTCGCCAGCATCAGCCTTGGGTCGGCTGATGTTCTCAACGGCGGCCTTCTTGTCGACGACGGTGACCTGTCGGACCTCGCCGTTCATCTCGAAGAAGACCTCACGCTGGCCGGTGTTCTCGGACAGGGGGCCGACAGCAAGAAGCTTGAGGATAAGAACCTTGCCCTTCTCGAGCTCAACGTTGAACTCCTCACCAATCTCAGGGCGAGAAAGGAAGTATCGAGTGGGCAGGACGGAAAGATCGCCGTACTGCTGGACAAACTTCTTGTAGTCCTCAAAGACCTTGGGGTACATGACGTACGAGGCAATGTCGCACTCGGTGATGGGGGCACCGTACTTCTTGGCGAGATCGcgcttggtcttggtgaagTCGACGGGGTCGAGGTAGAGACCAGGTCGCTTGTCGAGCTTGCGTCGGCCACGGAGGGCATCAGATCGCAGAGGCTCGGGGAAGCCGCCGTAGGGCTGACCCATCATACCCTCAAGGAACTCCAGAACGGAGCCGGGGAAGTCGAGCTCAGAGGCACGAGCCTTGACGTCCTCGGGGGAGAGGCCGTTGGAGACCATGAACTGGGCAAGATCACCGACGACCTTGGAGGTGGGGGTGACCTTGACGATGTCGCCAAGGAGATCGTTGGCGTGCTCATaggccttcttggtctcaAGCCACTGAGATCCAAGACCAAGCTGAGAAGCCTGGAACATCATGTTGGTCAGCTGACCACCAGGAATCTCGTGCTCGTAAACCTCGGGATCGGGGCCGGCAAGATGGGCCTCGAAGGGAGAGTAGAGCAGGCGGAGCTGGGACCAGTAGACGTCGAGAGCTCGGACGAGCTTGGCATCCAGACCAGGGTCAAGATCAGTACCCTCAAGCGAGGCAatgatggcgttgatgcTGGGCTGAGAGGTCATGCCAGACAGGCTGTCAGTGGCAGCATCGACAGCATCAGCACCAGCCTTGGCGCAAGCAACCATGGAGGCCACACCGGTACCGGCAGAGTCGTGGGTGTGGACGTGGATGGGAAGATCGGGGTACTTCTTGCGGATAGAGCCGATCAGGAGGGTAGCGGCGTGGGGCTTGAGAACACCAGCCATATCCTTGATACCCAGGACGTGGATGTCGAGCTTGACGAGCTTCTCAACAAGATCGAGGTAGTACTCGAGGTTGTACTTCTTGTTGGGGTTCAACACTACATGAATGGTTAGCAGAGGTTACGAAGaatagaggggagaagaCTCACTGTCTCCGGAGAAGCACACGGTACCCTCCACAACACCACCAGCCTTGTGAACTGCCTTAATACCGACCTCAAGCTGGTTGATGTCGTTGAGAGCATCGAAGACACGGAAGATATCAACaccgttcttcttggcctggtcaACGAAGTGGTCAATGGCGTTGTCAGGCAGCGAGGCGTAGGCAACACCGTTGGCGCCACGGAGAAGCATCTGGAAGGGGATGTTGGGGACGAGCTTTCGCATCTTGCGGAGTCGGTCCCAGGGGTCCTCGTAGAGGAATCGCATGGCGACATCGAAGGTGGCACCACCCCAGCACTCAAGAGAGTAGAGGTTGGAGAGGGCGTGGCTGGTCTCCTTGGCGATGTTCAGGAGATCAACGGTACGGACACGGGTAGCCAGGAGAGACTGGTGGGCGTCACGCCAGGTGGTATCCATGAGAAGAGTACCCTTGTACTCGCGGACAGCCTTGGCGAAGGCCTTGGGGCCCTGCTCAAGGATGATGTTTCGCCATCCCTTCTGGTAGGGCAAGCTGGTGTCGATCTTCTGGCCAGCAGAGTTGATGAGCTCAGGGATAGCGATCTCACCCTTGAACTTGGGCTCGCCGATCTGGCCCTTGATGCTGCTACCGTTGACGGCAACGTCACCGAGGTAAGCCAGCAGCTTCTGGGCACGGTTCTGGCTGCCAATGAGGTCGAAGAGCTGAGGAGTGTCGTCGATGAAGGTGGTCCAGCA includes:
- a CDS encoding Pyruvate carboxylase, whose amino-acid sequence is MTAEAPQQPLTFNDVFEDDDVEEIKEANTVHHIRANSSIMHVKKILVANRGEIPIRIFRTAHELSLHTVAVFSYEDRLSMHRQKADEAYVIGKRGQYTPVAAYLAGDEIIKIAVEHGVQMIHPGYGFLSENAEFARNVEKAGLIFVGPSPDVIDALGDKVSARKLANAANVPVVPGTNGAVERYEEVKDFTDKYGFPIIIKAAFGGGGRGMRVVREQESLKESFERATSEAKTAFGNGTVFVERFLDKPKHIEVQLLGDNHGNIVHLYERDCSVQRRHQKVVEIAPAKDLPADVRDNILNDAVRLAKTAGYRNAGTAEFLVDQQNRYYFIEINPRIQVEHTITEEITGIDIVAAQIQIAAGATLGQLGLTQDRISTRGFAIQCRITTEDPAQGFQPDTGKIEVYRSSGGNGVRLDTGNGYAGAVITPHYDSMLTKLSTHASTYEIARRKSLRALIEFRIRGVKTNIPFLASLLTHPTFIDGNCWTTFIDDTPQLFDLIGSQNRAQKLLAYLGDVAVNGSSIKGQIGEPKFKGEIAIPELINSAGQKIDTSLPYQKGWRNIILEQGPKAFAKAVREYKGTLLMDTTWRDAHQSLLATRVRTVDLLNIAKETSHALSNLYSLECWGGATFDVAMRFLYEDPWDRLRKMRKLVPNIPFQMLLRGANGVAYASLPDNAIDHFVDQAKKNGVDIFRVFDALNDINQLEVGIKAVHKAGGVVEGTVCFSGDMLNPNKKYNLEYYLDLVEKLVKLDIHVLGIKDMAGVLKPHAATLLIGSIRKKYPDLPIHVHTHDSAGTGVASMVACAKAGADAVDAATDSLSGMTSQPSINAIIASLEGTDLDPGLDAKLVRALDVYWSQLRLLYSPFEAHLAGPDPEVYEHEIPGGQLTNMMFQASQLGLGSQWLETKKAYEHANDLLGDIVKVTPTSKVVGDLAQFMVSNGLSPEDVKARASELDFPGSVLEFLEGMMGQPYGGFPEPLRSDALRGRRKLDKRPGLYLDPVDFTKTKRDLAKKYGAPITECDIASYVMYPKVFEDYKKFVQQYGDLSVLPTRYFLSRPEIGEEFNVELEKGKVLILKLLAVGPLSENTGQREVFFEMNGEVRQVTVVDKKAAVENISRPKADAGDSSQVGAPMSGVLVELRVHEGSEVKKGDPLAVLSAMKMEMVISAPHSGKVASLQVREGDSVDGSDLVCRIEKA